A section of the Anaerolineales bacterium genome encodes:
- a CDS encoding hydrogenase maturation protease: MKTLVLGLGNPLLKDDSVGLRVAKMLREILPQNEQIEIDEDYWGGLRLMERMIGFDRAVIIDAIQTGAAPGTIHVLSPDDVPTQRSASAHDMNLPTALALGRQAGAYLPDSKDILLIGIEAADVQTFDESLSPEVEAALPHAVDAALFALEMEREIQ, translated from the coding sequence GTGAAAACGCTTGTACTTGGACTCGGAAATCCGCTTCTCAAAGACGACAGTGTCGGATTGCGCGTCGCCAAAATGCTGCGCGAGATTCTTCCGCAGAACGAACAAATCGAAATCGACGAGGATTACTGGGGCGGCCTACGCCTGATGGAACGCATGATCGGTTTCGATCGCGCCGTGATCATCGACGCCATCCAGACCGGAGCTGCGCCCGGTACGATTCACGTTCTCTCACCGGACGACGTGCCCACGCAGCGCAGTGCCTCGGCACACGATATGAATCTACCCACTGCGCTTGCGCTCGGACGTCAGGCTGGTGCGTATCTTCCCGATTCGAAGGACATCCTGCTCATAGGCATCGAAGCGGCCGACGTGCAAACCTTTGACGAAAGTCTATCCCCCGAAGTCGAAGCTGCGCTTCCACACGCAGTGGACGCAGCCTTATTCGCTCTCGAAATGGAAAGGGAAATCCAATGA